One Thermoplasmata archaeon genomic region harbors:
- a CDS encoding MoaD/ThiS family protein has protein sequence MGVIQVSGKDNEVRNGQTIQQAVTELGLHPDSYLYLVDGKPVPMDTVIADEMVVKAMRVASGG, from the coding sequence ATGGGAGTGATTCAGGTATCAGGGAAGGATAACGAGGTACGTAACGGTCAGACGATACAGCAAGCCGTTACGGAGCTCGGTCTTCATCCAGATTCCTATTTGTACTTGGTGGATGGCAAACCTGTCCCTATGGACACTGTGATCGCGGACGAAATGGTCGTCAAGGCCATGAGGGTCGCATCCGGCGGATGA
- a CDS encoding DUF4065 domain-containing protein, with translation MTTHSAIDVANFFIDYYGRSVDPMNLPRVQYFCYFAQVESLCRNGTPIIEDTFRAYPSGPALTRLEFYYEGSGNMPIKVYKEFDRSIFDKEDLQLLMDVAIYYNTFSTSELQIMTYVNNGPWQYVYSQGTDLLDISNDFIKAFYEGLPRIPNYREQIWTAIHGSCDIEIMPVFKSEEVAPIDVNTPSEVTSTWE, from the coding sequence ATGACTACGCACTCCGCCATCGATGTCGCCAACTTTTTTATCGATTACTACGGGCGCTCCGTAGACCCGATGAACCTGCCCCGTGTTCAGTACTTCTGCTATTTCGCACAGGTTGAGAGCCTATGCCGCAACGGAACACCAATTATCGAGGACACATTCAGAGCATATCCTTCCGGCCCCGCACTGACTAGGTTGGAGTTCTACTACGAGGGTTCCGGCAATATGCCTATCAAGGTCTACAAGGAGTTCGACAGAAGCATCTTCGACAAAGAGGATCTCCAGCTCCTGATGGATGTGGCAATCTACTACAACACCTTCTCTACTTCGGAGCTCCAGATCATGACATACGTCAACAACGGTCCATGGCAGTACGTGTACTCTCAGGGGACAGATCTGTTGGATATAAGCAACGATTTCATCAAAGCGTTCTATGAGGGGCTTCCGAGGATACCCAACTACAGGGAACAGATCTGGACTGCAATCCACGGATCATGCGATATCGAGATCATGCCCGTATTCAAATCTGAAGAAGTGGCTCCAATCGATGTAAATACTCCTAGCGAAGTTACCTCTACATGGGAGTGA
- a CDS encoding cobyric acid synthase gives MSILFLGTSSGAGKTTVCAMMCRYLNRKGIDVAPFKGSNLSLNSIATKDGGEIGMGQAFQAWAAGLDPETDMNPVLLKPSGKGVMQLVLNGKPYKDITKDSPMDREMALKEVKKAYDRMNSRHQLVLCEGSGSPVELNLMKTDLANVGLMKETGVPAVIIGDIERGGVFAAIYGTWKLIPDDLKPQLKGFIINRFRGDGSILESAIRQIETMTGMKCLGVLRYEYLRFPEEDSLSSSEGKLEGNDVHSAFIANLDEMITHAEEDGFDFNLMMRMAGL, from the coding sequence GTGAGCATTCTTTTCTTGGGTACATCATCCGGTGCGGGAAAGACTACAGTGTGCGCCATGATGTGCAGATATCTGAACAGGAAAGGAATCGATGTTGCCCCGTTCAAAGGATCCAACCTGTCATTGAACTCGATAGCCACGAAGGATGGCGGGGAGATCGGTATGGGGCAGGCATTCCAAGCCTGGGCCGCCGGTCTGGACCCCGAGACCGATATGAACCCTGTTCTCCTGAAACCCTCTGGAAAGGGAGTGATGCAGCTTGTCCTCAACGGTAAGCCCTACAAGGACATAACAAAAGACTCCCCCATGGATCGCGAAATGGCCCTAAAAGAGGTGAAGAAAGCTTACGACAGGATGAACTCCAGACACCAACTCGTCCTATGCGAGGGTTCTGGTTCCCCTGTTGAGCTCAATCTCATGAAAACCGATCTGGCCAATGTCGGATTGATGAAGGAAACGGGAGTTCCCGCCGTTATCATTGGCGATATCGAAAGAGGCGGTGTCTTCGCTGCGATATACGGAACATGGAAGCTCATCCCTGATGACCTCAAGCCACAGCTCAAGGGATTCATAATCAACAGATTCAGAGGCGATGGTTCAATATTGGAATCCGCCATACGTCAGATAGAAACGATGACTGGTATGAAGTGCCTCGGCGTCCTCAGATACGAATATCTGAGATTCCCCGAAGAGGACTCCCTTTCATCTTCGGAAGGAAAGCTGGAAGGTAATGATGTCCATTCCGCATTCATCGCAAATCTGGATGAAATGATAACTCATGCGGAAGAAGACGGTTTCGACTTCAACCTCATGATGAGGATGGCAGGACTGTGA